A genomic window from Sphingobacterium spiritivorum includes:
- a CDS encoding ORF6N domain-containing protein, producing the protein MENKPSIVPKEIRNLIYTIRGKQVMLDSDLAALYQVETKNLNKAVKRNIKRFPVSFCFQLTEEEVENLRFQIGTSSLNYGGRRYLPYVFTEQGVAMASAILRSDIAVKMSVEIMEAFVEMRRMLISNASLFHRLDNIELKQLEADQKFEEIFKALESDKLHSEKGIFYDGQVFDAYAFVSDIIRSAKSSIILLDNYVDDTVLTLLGKRKTNVTATILTKSFSNQLRLDLQRYNSQYPPVTIEVFSDAHDRFLIIDNAELYHIGASLKDLGKKWFAFSRMDIEVGRMLQILNNE; encoded by the coding sequence ATGGAAAATAAACCGTCAATCGTACCCAAAGAAATCAGGAACCTGATTTATACTATCCGGGGCAAACAGGTAATGTTGGATAGCGACCTCGCTGCCTTATATCAGGTAGAAACAAAGAACCTGAACAAAGCTGTTAAAAGAAATATTAAGCGTTTTCCTGTATCATTCTGCTTTCAACTGACCGAAGAGGAAGTTGAAAACTTGAGGTTCCAAATTGGAACCTCAAGTTTAAATTACGGTGGCAGGCGTTATTTGCCCTATGTTTTTACCGAACAGGGCGTTGCAATGGCATCTGCCATACTCCGGTCTGATATAGCCGTTAAAATGAGTGTGGAAATAATGGAAGCCTTTGTAGAAATGAGGCGTATGCTTATCAGCAACGCTTCTTTGTTTCATCGTTTGGATAATATCGAATTAAAGCAACTGGAAGCCGACCAAAAATTTGAAGAGATTTTTAAGGCTTTGGAAAGCGACAAGCTCCACAGTGAAAAAGGCATTTTCTACGACGGACAGGTATTTGATGCCTACGCCTTTGTTTCCGATATTATCCGAAGTGCCAAAAGTTCTATTATCCTGCTTGATAATTATGTGGATGATACGGTGCTTACTTTGTTGGGTAAGCGTAAGACTAATGTAACCGCTACAATCCTTACCAAAAGTTTCAGCAATCAGTTACGGTTAGACTTACAACGCTATAATAGCCAATATCCTCCAGTAACTATTGAGGTTTTCTCCGATGCCCACGACCGATTTTTGATTATTGATAATGCAGAACTCTACCATATAGGAGCATCACTCAAAGACCTGGGCAAAAAATGGTTTGCGTTTTCAAGAATGGATATTGAAGTCGGCAGGATGCTCCAAATCTTAAATAATGAATAA
- a CDS encoding NADH:flavin oxidoreductase → MSNNNLFQPFQLKSLHLKNRFVMAPMTRSFSPQGIPTTDVASYYGRRAAADVGLILSEGTVINRISSSNDPDVPHFYGQEALEGWQKVIQEVHQAGGSMGPQIWHMGIMPDHHSGWRPASPFEGPSAYNSPGLANGKAMTAEDIEAAIRAYGDAAAEAKRLGFDCVELHGAHGYLIDQFFWKATNNRTDSYGGETLAARSRFAIDVIKEVRRRVGEDFAVIIRLSQWKPADYHYKLAQTPQEMEQWLLPLSEAGVDIFHCSQRRFWEAEFDGSDLNFAGWAKKITGKPTITVGSIGLDGEFLAAFAGESSQPSPLDELLRRYDRGDFDLVAVGRALLADPQWVQKIEQNQMDKLKGFSKEALAQLI, encoded by the coding sequence ATGAGCAATAATAATTTATTTCAGCCATTTCAACTCAAATCATTGCATCTTAAAAACAGATTTGTGATGGCTCCGATGACCCGTTCCTTTTCTCCGCAGGGTATCCCTACTACTGATGTCGCGTCTTATTATGGCAGACGTGCAGCTGCTGATGTAGGTTTGATTCTGTCTGAAGGCACTGTGATCAATCGTATATCTTCTTCTAATGATCCCGATGTGCCTCATTTTTACGGGCAGGAAGCGTTAGAAGGCTGGCAGAAAGTCATTCAGGAAGTCCATCAGGCCGGAGGCAGCATGGGACCACAGATCTGGCACATGGGCATTATGCCTGATCACCATTCGGGATGGAGACCCGCTTCTCCTTTTGAAGGCCCTTCTGCATATAACAGTCCCGGCCTGGCCAATGGTAAAGCTATGACCGCTGAGGATATCGAAGCTGCTATCCGGGCTTACGGAGATGCCGCAGCAGAAGCCAAACGATTGGGATTTGATTGTGTGGAATTGCATGGTGCACATGGATATCTTATTGATCAGTTCTTTTGGAAAGCCACGAATAATCGTACAGATAGCTATGGCGGAGAGACTTTAGCAGCACGTTCCAGATTTGCGATCGATGTTATTAAAGAAGTACGACGCAGAGTAGGTGAGGATTTTGCTGTCATTATCCGCTTGTCACAATGGAAGCCGGCAGACTACCATTACAAGCTGGCACAGACTCCGCAGGAAATGGAGCAATGGCTTTTACCGCTTTCAGAGGCCGGAGTGGATATCTTCCATTGCTCACAACGTCGTTTCTGGGAAGCGGAATTTGACGGATCTGATCTTAACTTTGCAGGTTGGGCAAAAAAAATTACAGGAAAACCTACCATTACAGTGGGCTCTATAGGTCTTGATGGCGAGTTCCTGGCTGCATTTGCGGGTGAAAGTTCTCAGCCAAGTCCTTTGGATGAATTATTGCGCAGATACGACAGAGGAGATTTTGATCTTGTGGCCGTAGGGCGTGCCTTGTTAGCTGATCCGCAATGGGTACAAAAGATTGAACAAAATCAAATGGATAAACTGAAGGGTTTTTCAAAAGAAGCACTTGCACAATTGATTTAA
- a CDS encoding ArsR/SmtB family transcription factor — translation MDSTSCIRQQADIKQINRCKERVSELHGSFDYLSNGLELAGNNVRLKILFLIYEEKRLCVCDLSDILGMTISAISQHLRKLKDRRLIETERKAQTIFYSLTKEYEKMLTPFFEILDDNKIL, via the coding sequence ATGGATAGTACTTCTTGTATAAGACAACAGGCGGACATTAAACAAATCAATCGCTGTAAAGAACGAGTTTCAGAACTTCACGGTTCGTTTGACTATTTGTCGAATGGACTTGAATTGGCGGGAAACAATGTAAGACTGAAAATCCTGTTTCTGATTTATGAAGAAAAACGACTATGTGTTTGTGATTTAAGCGATATTCTCGGTATGACAATTTCTGCAATTTCTCAACATTTACGAAAGCTCAAAGACCGTAGACTAATTGAAACGGAAAGAAAAGCACAAACTATTTTTTATTCATTGACAAAAGAGTATGAAAAAATGTTGACCCCATTTTTTGAAATACTTGATGATAATAAAATTTTATAA
- the merTP gene encoding mercuric transport protein MerTP, which yields MKTDNKLIGTGLFTAIAASLCCITPVLALIAGTSGIASTFSWLEPFRPYFIGLTILVLGFAWFQKLKPKKQIDCECEINEKPNFMQTKSFLGIITVMAALLLSFPLYAHIFFPKTESKAIITQTSKIQKVEFTIKGMTCSGCEHHIKTEISKLKGIIEVVVSYEKGNAIVKFDNKQTSIAEIEKAINSTGYKSLKSKVIS from the coding sequence ATGAAAACGGACAACAAACTAATCGGCACTGGACTTTTTACAGCAATTGCTGCGTCATTATGTTGCATTACGCCTGTTTTAGCTCTAATAGCAGGGACAAGCGGGATTGCTTCAACCTTTTCTTGGCTCGAACCTTTCCGACCATATTTTATTGGCTTGACAATTTTAGTGCTTGGTTTTGCTTGGTTTCAAAAGTTGAAACCCAAAAAGCAAATTGACTGTGAATGTGAAATAAATGAAAAACCGAATTTTATGCAAACAAAATCATTTTTAGGAATTATTACTGTTATGGCGGCTTTACTTTTGTCATTTCCCCTTTATGCCCACATCTTTTTTCCAAAGACCGAAAGTAAAGCAATTATTACCCAAACTTCCAAAATCCAGAAAGTTGAGTTTACAATCAAAGGGATGACTTGTTCAGGTTGTGAACATCATATTAAAACAGAGATTAGCAAACTAAAAGGAATTATCGAAGTTGTCGTTTCCTATGAGAAAGGCAACGCTATTGTTAAGTTTGACAACAAGCAAACAAGTATTGCCGAAATCGAAAAAGCTATCAATTCGACAGGTTATAAATCACTAAAAAGTAAAGTTATATCATAA
- a CDS encoding DUF3945 domain-containing protein — protein MSEETTNKQEMPEQLSDILLVLDKEKMKIQAVKSIDENGKMETVDPTKKNQNQFMRVDKSGDFFSNFFSNFFSQLKNPTNFTFFKVPAPVAAEKAEELQKHVDKPTPQGEKVLKEHEVKTEPQPDKKQENQNNMATAQTTTETSEYRYKPEQIDWDTMKNLGLSKEYLEKRNLLDPLLRGYKTNELLPIGINLGGSILRTDARLSLQQAEDGNVIVAIHGIKREPNLHFEFFGHKFTDEDKKNLLETGNMGRVVNLVNSKTGDLMPSIISIDRLTNDVVALRTEFIKIPDEIKGVKLNDEQKQTLMEGKPLYLEGMISSKGTEFSATVQFNADKRYVEFLFDRGNNNQQAQTNQQNTQQSNQQSQPQEAPRTFRGKELDDEQYNKFKAGQTIYVELKDKKDQPYKGYITFDKDTGKTNFEFPGQYKARVEPAESHKTQTAVNSEGKTNEATKNVQEPLKSGQQRPKNEKQQEQQDNKPAKSKGRKM, from the coding sequence ATGAGCGAAGAAACAACTAATAAACAAGAAATGCCCGAACAGCTTTCGGACATCTTACTCGTACTGGATAAAGAGAAAATGAAAATCCAGGCAGTAAAGAGTATAGACGAAAACGGGAAAATGGAAACCGTTGACCCCACGAAGAAAAATCAAAACCAGTTTATGCGTGTGGATAAAAGCGGCGATTTCTTTTCCAACTTCTTTTCCAATTTTTTCAGCCAGTTAAAGAACCCCACAAACTTTACTTTCTTCAAAGTACCTGCCCCGGTTGCTGCTGAAAAAGCAGAGGAATTACAAAAGCACGTAGATAAGCCCACTCCACAGGGCGAAAAAGTGCTGAAAGAACACGAGGTAAAAACCGAACCTCAACCCGATAAAAAACAAGAAAATCAAAATAATATGGCAACAGCACAAACAACAACGGAAACAAGCGAATATCGCTACAAGCCGGAGCAGATTGATTGGGACACAATGAAAAACCTCGGATTAAGCAAAGAGTATCTTGAAAAAAGAAACCTGCTCGACCCTTTGTTACGAGGTTACAAAACCAATGAGCTTTTACCGATAGGTATCAACCTCGGTGGCTCTATCCTCCGTACGGATGCCCGCCTGTCTTTACAGCAAGCGGAAGACGGCAATGTTATCGTGGCAATACACGGTATCAAAAGAGAGCCTAACCTCCACTTTGAGTTTTTCGGTCACAAGTTTACGGACGAAGACAAGAAAAACCTGCTCGAAACGGGTAATATGGGGCGTGTCGTCAATTTGGTAAACTCCAAAACAGGCGACCTGATGCCGTCCATTATCAGTATTGACAGGCTGACCAATGACGTGGTTGCACTGCGCACGGAGTTTATAAAAATTCCCGATGAAATTAAGGGCGTAAAGCTGAATGACGAACAAAAACAAACGCTGATGGAGGGCAAACCGCTCTATTTAGAGGGTATGATTTCCTCGAAAGGAACGGAGTTTTCGGCAACTGTACAATTCAATGCTGACAAACGGTATGTTGAGTTCCTGTTTGACAGAGGCAACAACAATCAGCAGGCGCAAACGAACCAACAGAACACTCAACAAAGCAATCAGCAAAGCCAACCGCAAGAAGCTCCAAGAACTTTCAGGGGCAAAGAACTGGATGATGAGCAGTACAATAAGTTCAAAGCCGGACAAACCATATACGTTGAACTGAAAGATAAAAAAGACCAACCGTATAAGGGTTATATCACGTTCGACAAAGATACCGGAAAGACCAATTTTGAGTTTCCAGGTCAATATAAAGCAAGAGTGGAACCTGCTGAAAGCCATAAAACGCAGACTGCCGTCAATTCTGAGGGTAAAACCAACGAAGCGACCAAGAACGTCCAAGAGCCTTTGAAGTCCGGGCAGCAAAGACCGAAAAACGAGAAGCAGCAGGAGCAACAGGATAACAAGCCTGCAAAATCCAAAGGCAGAAAAATGTAA
- a CDS encoding type IA DNA topoisomerase, whose amino-acid sequence MKTIIAEKPSVAREIAGLVGASDKKDGYLTGNGYFVTWAFGHLIGLGMPEDYGISGFDKSALPILPNPFLLTVRKVKKDKGYTADTGALKQLKVIEQLFTKSNSIIVATDAGREGELIFRYIYEYLKCNKPFERLWISSLTEKAIKQGFDKLKDGAAFDGLYQAAQGRSRADWLVGINATQALSIAAGNGIYSLGRVQTPTLALICKRYLDNKNFTVKKYWQIQLTHNKAQVDFKSISATKWDEKQLADDTLKAIQRGATATFTSVETKSVTEQPPLLFDLTGLQKEANKRLKLSAEATLNIAQSLYEKKFITYPRTGSKYIPEDMWAEIPNLVRALQNREDCKQALTKIKWGRFNKRIVNDLRVTDHHGLLITDKVPSVLNADENKIYNMIALRLLEAISQACVKEITDVSLQVLHYDFTAKGCKIQEAGWRSIKGSFTDDGEEPVQELPELHKGDELAIKEAAVLEKQTKPPVLYTEAGLLSAMETAGKEIENEEERKALKNIGIGTPATRAAIIETLFTRNYIQRDKRSLIPTEKGLQVYGLVKDRKIADVAMTAEWELALQKIENNEADAGTFQKEMETYAKSITDELLQTSIASTNQPKLTCPKCKSQQLIIRDKIVKCPDEACNWVQFRTVCGVQISIENLTNLVNKGKTSLIKGMTSKAGKKFDAYIILKENAESSFEFEKNKSSKRNGK is encoded by the coding sequence ATGAAAACAATTATTGCAGAAAAACCAAGCGTAGCAAGGGAAATAGCCGGACTTGTGGGAGCATCCGATAAAAAGGATGGCTACCTGACAGGTAACGGCTATTTTGTTACGTGGGCATTCGGTCATTTAATAGGACTGGGAATGCCCGAAGATTACGGGATTTCGGGATTTGACAAATCAGCTTTACCGATATTGCCCAACCCGTTTTTATTGACCGTCCGAAAGGTCAAGAAAGACAAAGGGTACACTGCCGATACTGGCGCATTAAAGCAACTGAAAGTCATTGAGCAGCTTTTTACGAAGAGCAACAGCATCATCGTCGCTACCGATGCAGGACGAGAGGGCGAACTCATTTTCAGGTACATTTATGAATACCTGAAATGCAACAAGCCTTTTGAACGCCTTTGGATAAGTTCGCTTACCGAAAAGGCAATAAAGCAAGGCTTTGACAAACTGAAAGACGGGGCAGCATTTGACGGGCTGTATCAGGCAGCGCAAGGCAGAAGCCGTGCCGACTGGCTTGTAGGCATCAATGCTACGCAAGCATTGAGTATTGCCGCAGGTAATGGTATCTATTCGCTTGGAAGAGTGCAAACGCCCACACTGGCTTTGATATGCAAACGTTACCTCGACAATAAGAATTTCACGGTAAAGAAATACTGGCAGATACAATTAACGCACAACAAAGCCCAGGTTGATTTCAAAAGTATTTCCGCAACCAAATGGGACGAAAAGCAACTTGCTGATGATACCCTTAAAGCTATTCAGCGTGGCGCAACGGCAACCTTTACATCAGTAGAAACCAAAAGCGTTACAGAACAACCGCCCTTGCTTTTCGACCTGACAGGCTTACAAAAGGAAGCCAACAAAAGGCTGAAATTATCTGCTGAAGCAACGCTCAATATTGCGCAAAGCCTGTACGAAAAGAAGTTTATCACGTACCCACGTACCGGGAGCAAATACATCCCTGAAGATATGTGGGCAGAAATTCCAAACCTCGTGCGGGCATTGCAAAATCGTGAGGATTGCAAGCAAGCCCTTACCAAAATCAAATGGGGACGGTTCAACAAACGTATCGTGAATGACCTCCGTGTAACGGACCATCACGGTTTGTTGATTACGGACAAAGTGCCGTCCGTACTTAATGCAGACGAAAACAAGATTTACAATATGATTGCGCTTCGCTTGCTTGAAGCCATATCGCAAGCCTGTGTCAAAGAAATAACCGATGTATCATTACAGGTATTGCATTACGACTTTACGGCAAAAGGCTGTAAAATTCAGGAAGCGGGTTGGCGTTCCATAAAAGGAAGTTTTACCGATGACGGCGAAGAGCCAGTGCAGGAATTACCTGAACTGCATAAAGGCGACGAACTTGCCATAAAGGAAGCCGCAGTTTTGGAAAAGCAGACCAAACCACCAGTGCTTTACACCGAAGCCGGGCTTTTGTCGGCTATGGAAACCGCAGGGAAAGAAATTGAGAACGAAGAAGAACGCAAAGCCCTCAAAAATATCGGCATCGGTACTCCTGCAACAAGAGCCGCCATTATCGAAACCCTGTTTACCCGTAATTATATCCAACGGGATAAACGTTCTTTAATCCCTACGGAAAAAGGATTGCAGGTGTACGGGCTTGTAAAAGACCGGAAAATTGCAGACGTGGCAATGACTGCCGAATGGGAATTGGCGTTACAGAAAATAGAAAATAACGAAGCGGATGCCGGAACATTCCAAAAGGAAATGGAAACCTATGCCAAATCTATTACCGATGAATTGCTACAAACCTCTATTGCAAGCACCAACCAACCCAAACTAACCTGCCCGAAATGCAAAAGTCAGCAGCTTATTATCCGTGACAAGATTGTGAAATGCCCTGATGAGGCTTGTAACTGGGTACAGTTCCGCACCGTCTGCGGTGTACAAATCAGTATCGAAAATTTAACAAACCTTGTCAATAAAGGCAAAACCTCTCTTATCAAAGGAATGACAAGCAAAGCCGGAAAGAAATTCGATGCTTACATCATTCTGAAAGAAAACGCTGAAAGTTCCTTTGAGTTTGAAAAAAACAAAAGCAGTAAACGCAATGGAAAATAA
- a CDS encoding RteC domain-containing protein, translating to MEIVLNKILSEIQHQEDKLSSQMMQTADEAYQMTLFLKEMLFTIKMKALQTGFKDEQQEINFFKNIKPQILGKLIYYNKVFRIETTCPVSAGRIHQSYFENQLKILKSEYKESISNEDFYRYYRAGRTDRDHSYFRLGKINYHDGLKSSVFEIDLSFSTYYDNKVAHIIANELLYTFLLTKINPEKNPDTISINGDGNKDISWTNSQNALIELIYALYVSKSIAYGKIGIRKLALIFQILFRTPLNDIHHSFHRMKTRAGSRTVFLDRLKISLEEYMDKDL from the coding sequence ATGGAAATCGTGTTGAACAAAATACTATCGGAAATTCAGCATCAGGAAGATAAACTGTCTTCTCAAATGATGCAAACTGCGGATGAGGCTTACCAAATGACCTTATTCCTAAAGGAAATGCTCTTTACTATAAAGATGAAAGCCTTACAAACCGGATTTAAGGATGAGCAGCAGGAAATCAATTTTTTCAAGAACATCAAACCGCAGATTTTAGGAAAACTTATTTATTACAATAAGGTATTCCGCATTGAAACTACCTGCCCCGTAAGTGCAGGGAGAATACACCAAAGTTATTTTGAAAACCAACTGAAAATTCTGAAATCCGAATACAAGGAAAGCATATCCAATGAGGATTTTTACAGGTACTATCGTGCAGGCAGAACTGACCGTGACCACAGTTATTTCAGGCTCGGAAAAATCAATTACCACGATGGTCTAAAAAGTAGTGTATTTGAAATTGACCTTAGCTTTTCTACTTATTACGATAACAAAGTTGCCCATATTATAGCCAATGAATTACTTTATACTTTCTTGCTTACCAAAATAAACCCTGAAAAAAATCCCGATACCATTTCAATAAACGGTGATGGAAACAAAGACATTTCGTGGACGAACTCGCAAAATGCACTGATAGAATTGATTTACGCCCTGTATGTTTCCAAATCTATTGCATACGGGAAAATAGGCATCAGGAAATTAGCATTGATTTTCCAAATCCTCTTCCGAACGCCCTTGAACGATATACATCATTCTTTCCACCGAATGAAAACAAGGGCAGGCTCCCGAACGGTGTTTTTAGACCGGCTCAAAATTTCCCTCGAAGAGTATATGGATAAAGACCTTTAG
- a CDS encoding GDCCVxC domain-containing (seleno)protein, whose amino-acid sequence MEIKLKSIITCPNCGHKKEETMPTDACQYFYECENCKTRLKPLQGDCCVYCSYGTVKCPPIQAGNSCCK is encoded by the coding sequence ATGGAAATTAAATTAAAATCAATAATAACTTGCCCAAACTGTGGACACAAAAAAGAGGAAACAATGCCAACAGATGCTTGCCAGTATTTTTATGAATGTGAAAATTGCAAAACAAGATTAAAACCATTACAGGGGGATTGTTGTGTGTATTGCAGTTATGGTACTGTAAAATGCCCGCCAATACAAGCAGGAAATAGCTGTTGTAAATAA
- a CDS encoding helix-turn-helix domain-containing protein, translated as MNIDKMEFVAWMERIMDRLDILGNHIDDLQKKRNSIDGEELLDNQDLLQMLKISNRSLQRYRSIGKLPYYTISGKLYYKLSDVHQFIRESFNPPLPKLDANK; from the coding sequence ATGAATATCGACAAAATGGAATTTGTGGCGTGGATGGAACGCATAATGGATAGGCTGGACATTCTTGGCAACCACATAGACGATTTGCAAAAGAAGCGCAACAGCATAGACGGCGAAGAACTACTGGACAATCAGGACTTATTGCAAATGCTGAAAATCAGTAACCGTTCCCTGCAACGCTATCGCTCCATAGGCAAGCTCCCTTATTATACCATTAGCGGAAAACTGTATTACAAACTGTCCGATGTGCATCAGTTCATCAGGGAAAGTTTTAACCCGCCTTTGCCGAAACTGGATGCCAATAAGTGA
- a CDS encoding bleomycin resistance protein — MIKLIKTIPAFPVRDIEKAVAFYKARLGFDCRHMEETFAILIRNGIDLHLWASCNYSWKWKSIFLFLKPISSGAESFLAGTHSCRIEIKGIDELYKELKEKEVLHNEKTEIETTYYDTREFATLDLYGNLLTFYENIQ; from the coding sequence ATGATAAAACTAATAAAGACCATACCTGCATTTCCTGTTCGGGATATTGAAAAAGCAGTTGCCTTTTATAAAGCCCGATTGGGCTTTGATTGCAGACATATGGAAGAAACCTTTGCAATATTAATTAGGAATGGTATAGACTTACATTTATGGGCTTCCTGTAATTATAGCTGGAAATGGAAAAGTATTTTTTTATTTCTCAAACCGATTAGTAGCGGAGCGGAAAGTTTTTTGGCAGGTACACACAGTTGCCGGATTGAAATAAAAGGCATTGACGAACTGTATAAAGAACTAAAAGAAAAGGAAGTATTACACAATGAAAAAACCGAAATAGAAACCACTTACTACGACACAAGAGAATTTGCAACTTTGGACTTATACGGAAATTTACTAACCTTTTACGAAAATATACAGTAG
- a CDS encoding helix-turn-helix transcriptional regulator: MKALTLIVIILSISFSAVKAQQPTVESLVKSWKVKDNTQSFKAEETYAQLKQKTGYAAHQKLMANLYSYLRSHPDDRLKVRIDMYDILGKKEYNKPVNEADSVRLYEDIMIAHKLEDEQLKSELYTLYAEVGHNNYVLYNLKALELQKKIGLAHFKFVHNRYFNASYGLYNNNEYQQSIDYGLQCLQYKDVAPETWDPRVYLFQLDIVGASYLKLAKYDSCIYYYRQILDTLHKKPDSSPYIQKLWLGIASGNIGHALILKGEEQAGIPMVQQWLLSSTEFNSYNNISKSLNVLAAVDWQHKEYAAALQKWKSSYIAAEKVGNYIDEFKIEALEGIVKSYRTLHNPDSAYKYVDLADKLSKERLLAINSKKLSVMKTQMAFDDMQVNLQDMSNHLKQERTIRNFSLIAIVLLTIISLLIYNRQKLTAQLLLSKQETAKKEISDAKTQLAEFAKHIRQKQQLVHRLQLVIRQNNYANEEEEGSIHNDLSNYVLVTDEEWVKFKEAFSKAYPLFFIRLKEIVERITPAEERLASLIFLQLSNKQIANTLGISTDSVARSKRRLKSRINLPSDTKLEDYISTLNESPLTYG, from the coding sequence ATGAAAGCATTAACATTAATTGTCATAATATTAAGTATCAGTTTTTCGGCAGTAAAGGCTCAGCAGCCTACAGTTGAATCTCTGGTAAAATCATGGAAAGTAAAGGACAACACGCAGTCTTTCAAAGCAGAAGAAACCTATGCACAGTTAAAGCAAAAAACCGGATATGCGGCCCATCAGAAACTCATGGCAAATTTGTATTCCTATCTCAGATCCCATCCCGATGACAGACTGAAGGTACGTATAGATATGTACGATATATTGGGTAAAAAAGAGTACAACAAACCGGTAAACGAAGCAGATTCTGTCCGGCTATATGAGGATATCATGATAGCACACAAGCTGGAAGATGAACAGCTGAAATCAGAACTTTATACCTTATATGCTGAAGTAGGACACAATAATTATGTGTTGTATAACCTCAAAGCCTTAGAGTTGCAGAAAAAAATCGGCTTAGCGCATTTCAAATTTGTTCACAACAGATATTTCAATGCCAGTTATGGATTATATAACAACAATGAGTATCAGCAAAGTATCGATTACGGTCTTCAATGTCTCCAGTATAAAGATGTCGCTCCAGAAACCTGGGATCCGAGAGTTTATCTTTTTCAGCTGGATATTGTAGGAGCCTCATATCTTAAACTGGCCAAATATGACAGCTGTATATATTACTACAGACAGATACTGGACACACTGCATAAAAAGCCTGATTCATCTCCTTATATCCAAAAATTATGGCTGGGTATCGCCTCCGGTAATATTGGGCACGCCCTTATCCTGAAAGGAGAGGAGCAGGCAGGAATCCCGATGGTACAGCAATGGCTGCTCAGCAGCACGGAGTTTAACTCGTATAATAATATATCCAAGTCTTTAAACGTACTGGCGGCTGTAGACTGGCAACATAAGGAGTATGCCGCTGCGCTGCAAAAGTGGAAATCAAGCTATATAGCAGCCGAAAAAGTAGGAAATTATATTGATGAATTTAAAATAGAAGCTCTGGAAGGTATAGTAAAGAGCTACCGGACACTACATAACCCGGATAGTGCATATAAATATGTAGATCTGGCCGATAAGTTGAGTAAGGAACGGCTGCTCGCCATAAATTCAAAAAAACTATCCGTTATGAAAACGCAAATGGCTTTTGATGATATGCAGGTCAATTTACAGGACATGAGTAACCATCTGAAACAGGAAAGGACGATTCGGAATTTTTCATTAATAGCGATTGTTTTACTGACCATTATCAGCTTATTAATTTACAACAGGCAAAAACTTACGGCTCAGCTATTACTTTCGAAACAGGAAACAGCTAAAAAAGAGATTTCGGATGCCAAGACGCAATTAGCAGAGTTCGCTAAACATATCCGGCAGAAGCAACAACTCGTGCATCGCTTACAGCTGGTCATCAGGCAAAACAATTATGCGAATGAAGAAGAAGAGGGGAGTATTCACAATGATCTTTCCAATTATGTATTGGTCACGGATGAAGAATGGGTAAAATTCAAAGAAGCTTTTAGCAAAGCCTATCCGCTCTTTTTTATCAGACTCAAAGAGATTGTAGAACGTATCACGCCTGCTGAAGAGCGATTGGCAAGTCTTATTTTTCTGCAACTGAGCAACAAACAAATAGCTAATACATTAGGAATCAGTACAGATAGTGTCGCCAGAAGTAAGAGAAGGTTGAAATCCAGAATCAACCTTCCCTCAGATACCAAACTCGAAGATTACATCAGTACGCTGAATGAATCACCCCTTACATATGGATAA
- a CDS encoding helix-turn-helix domain-containing protein → MNIITVDEEVWKHLNERLKAISEYILKLEDTSYDSLWLNNHEVCQYLHISEKTLWRMRTNGQIAFSKMYGQYYYTIGAIKEMLNANAVQTTDEYVEQLMAKGKSYIEKGRKLKSGNN, encoded by the coding sequence ATGAACATTATAACAGTTGACGAAGAAGTGTGGAAGCACCTCAACGAACGGTTGAAAGCCATTAGCGAATATATCCTCAAACTGGAAGATACAAGCTACGATAGCTTATGGCTCAACAACCACGAAGTCTGCCAGTATCTCCACATCAGCGAAAAAACGTTGTGGCGTATGCGCACCAACGGGCAGATAGCCTTTTCAAAAATGTACGGGCAGTATTACTATACGATTGGTGCTATCAAGGAAATGCTCAACGCAAACGCTGTGCAGACCACCGATGAATATGTAGAGCAGCTTATGGCGAAAGGCAAAAGCTATATCGAGAAAGGCAGAAAGCTGAAATCAGGTAATAATTAA